GACAGGGCACCCTGAGCAAGGACGACATCGTCGACGTGCTCAAGACCCTGATCGAGATTCGTAACGGCCGTGGCATGGTGGACGATATCGACCACCTGGGTAACCGTCGTGTGCGTTCCGTGGGCGAAATGGCCGAGAACCAGTTCCGTGTGGGCCTGGTGCGCGTCGAGCGCGCAGTGAAAGAGCGTCTGTCCATGGCAGAGTCCGAAGGCCTGATGCCGCAGGACCTGATCAATGCCAAGCCGGTGGCCGCCGCGGTGAAGGAATTCTTTGGTTCCTCCCAGCTGTCCCAGTTTATGGACCAGAACAACCCGCTGTCGGAAGTGACCCACAAGCGTCGTGTATCCGCGTTGGGCCCGGGTGGTTTGACCCGTGAGCGCGCCGGCTTCGAGGTGCGCGACGTGCACCCGACCCACTACGGCCGTGTGTGCCCGATTGAAACGCCGGAAGGTCCGAACATTGGTCTGATCAACTCCCTGGCCACCTATGCCCGCGCCAACCACTACGGCTTCCTCGAGAGCCCGTATCGGAAGGTGATCAACGGTCAGCTGACCGATCAGATCGAATACCTGTCGGCGATCAACGAAGCCAATTACGTGGTTGCACAGGCGTCCGCTGCGGTGGATGAAAACGGTCGCTTTACCGATGACCTGGTCAGCGTGCGTTACCAGTACGAGTTCACCCTGAAGACCCCGGACGAAATCCAGTACATGGACGTGTCCGCCCGCCAGGTAGTGTCCGTTGCCGCCGCAATGATTCCGTTCCTGGAACACGATGACGCCAACCGCGCATTGATGGGATCGAACATGCAGCGTCAGGCGGTTCCGACCCTGCGCGCTGAAAAGCCGCTGGTCGGTACCGGCATGGAGCGCACCGTGGCGCGCGACTCCGGTGTCTGTATCGTTGCCAAGCGCGGCGGTGTGATCGAGCGTGTGGATGCCAGCCGTGTGGTTGTGCGTGTACACGACGAGGAAGTGGAAGCCGGTGACGCGGGTGTGGATCTGTACGGTCTCACCAAGTACACCCGCTCCAACCAGAACACCTGCATCAACCAGCGCCCGATCGTGAAGACCGGCGACGTGGTTGCGCGCGGCGACATTCTCGCTGACGGCCCGTCTGTCGACCTGGGTGAGCTGGCGCTGGGCCAGAACATGCGCATCGCGTTCATGCCTTGGAACGGCTACAACTTCGAGGACTCCATCCTCGTCTCCGAGCGTGTGGTACAGGAAGACCGCTTCACCACCATTCACATTCAGGAACTGACCTGTATTGCCCGTGATACCAAGCTGGGCAGTGAGGAAATCACCGCGGATATCCCCAACGTGGGCGAGTCGGCGCTGAACAAGCTGGATGAGTCCGGCATCGTGTACATCGGTGCGGAAGTGGGTGCTGGCGACATTCTGGTAGGCAAGGTGACGCCGAAAGGCGAAGCCCAGCTGACACCGGAAGAAAAGCTGCTGCGCGCGATCTTCGGTGAGAAGGCCTCCGACGTTAAAGACACCTCGCTGCGTGCGCCGTCCGGCACCCGCGGTACCGTGATCGACGTACAGGTCTTCACCCGCGACGGTCTGCAGAAAGACCAGCGCTCTCTCGCCATCGAGAAAGCCCAGCTGGACGAAGTGCGCAAGGACCTGAACGAAGAGTACCGCATCGTTGAAGGCGCGACCTTTGAGCGTCTGGCGGCGGCACTGGACGGCCAGAAGGTTGCCGGTGGCAAGGGCGTCAAGAAAGGCGACGTCCTGAACGCTGAAGTTCTCGCCGGTCTGCCGCGCGAAGACTGGTTCAAGCTGCGCATGGCCGAAGAGAGTCTGAACGAGCAGCTGGAAAAAGCCGAAGCCCAGTTGAAGGAACGTCGCAAACTGCTCGACGAGCAGTTCGAAGACAAGAAGAAAAAGCTGGAGTCCGGCGACGACCTGGCACCGGGCGTGCTGAAAATCGTCAAGGTATACCTGGCGATCAAACGTCGCATCCAGCCGGGTGACAAAATGGCCGGCCGTCACGGTAACAAAGGTGTTATCTCCGTGATCAAGCCGGTGGAAGACATGCCGTACGACGAAAACGGTGAGCCGGTAGACGTGGTGCTGAACCCGCTGGGCGTACCGTCCCGTATGAACGTCGGTCAGGTGCTGGAAATGCACCTGGGTATGGCGGCCAAAGGCCTCGGTGTCAAAATCGATCGCATGATCAAGGAGAAGCAGGAAGCGGCGAAGGTTCGCGGTTTCCTGGAAGAAGTCTACAACTCCACTGGCGGTCGCAAGGAAGATCTGGACGAGCTGTCCGACGAGGAAGTCCTGGCCATGTCCGAAAACCTGCGTCGCGGTGTACCCATGGCAACGCCGGTCTTCGACGGTGCCGCAGAGCCTGAAATCAAGAAGCTGCTGCGCCTGGCGGACATCCCCGATTCCGGCCAGATCACCCTGTTCGACGGCCGTACCGGTGACTCCTTCGAGCGTCCGGTCACCGTGGGCTACATGTACATGCTGAAGCTGAACCACCTGGTAGACGACAAAATGCACGCGCGTTCTACCGGTTCCTACAGCCTGGTTACCCAGCAGCCGCTGGGTGGTAAGGCGCAGTTCGGTGGTCAGCGGTTCGGTGAGATGGAGGTGTGGGCACTGGAAGCATACGGTGCCGCTTACACCCTGCAGGAAATGCTCACGGTCAAATCCGATGACGTGGAAGGTCGTACCAAGATGTATAAAAACATCGTGGATGGCGACCACCGCATGGAGCCGGGCATGCCCGAATCCTTCAACGTACTGGTCAAGGAAATCCGCTCGCTGGGTATGAACTTCGAGCTGGAAAACGAATAAGACTGGTAACAATCGGATTTAGTAGACAGAGGCCGGTGGTGTCGATGCAGAAATCGCATACCACCGGCGCTCCCGGCCCCGAAAGGCAGTTGGCCGGGTTGACTACCCCCTAGTGGAGGAAAGGCCTTGAAAGATTTGTTAAACCTGGTGAAAGCCCAGGATCAGCTGGAAGAATTTGACGCTATCCGCATCGGTCTGGCATCGCCGGAGATGATCCGTTCCTGGTCCTACGGCGAAGTGAAAAAGCCGGAGACCATCAACTACCGTACCTTCAAGCCGGAGCGCGAAGGCCTGTTCTGTGCCAAGATCTTTGGCCCGGTGAAGGACTACGAGTGCCTGTGCGGTAAGTACAAGCGCATGAAGCACCGCGGCATTATCTGTGAGAAGTGCGGTGTAGAAGTGACCAAGGCCAAGGTGCGCCGTGAGCGCATGGGCCACATTGAGCTGGCGAGCCCGGTTGCGCACATTTGGTTCCTGAAGTCCCTGCCGTCCCGTATCGGCCTGCTGCTGGACATGACCCTGCGTGATATCGAGCGCGTGCTGTACTTCGAATCCTACGTAGTGACCGACCCGGGTATGACGACTCTGGAGCGCGGTCAGCTGCTGAACGATGAGCAGTACTTCGAAGCGATGGAAGAGTTCGCCGATGAGTTCGAAGCCAAGATGGGTGCCGAAGCCATCCAGGAGCTGATGAACGACATCGAGCTGCCGTCCGAAATCCAGCGCCTGCGCGAAGAGATTCCGGCAACCAACTCCGAGACCAAGATCAAGAAGCTGTCCAAGCGCCTGAAGCTGCTGGAAGCCTTCTACAAATCCGGCAACAAGCCGGAGTGGATGATCATGCAGGCACTGCCGGTTCTGCCGCCGGATCTGCGTCCCTTGGTACCGCTGGACGGTGGCCGCTTTGCGACCTCCGACCTGAACGACCTGTACCGTCGGGTGATCAACCGTAACAACCGTTTGAAGCGCCTGCTCGAGCTGAATGCGCCGGACATCATTGTGCGCAACGAAAAGCGCATGCTGCAGGAATCGGTTGACGCACTGCTGGATAACGGCCGTCGCGGCCGCGCCATTACCGGCTCCAACAAGCGCCCGCTGAAATCCCTGGCCGACATGATCAAGGGTAAGCAGGGTCGTTTCCGTCAGAACCTGCTGGGTAAGCGTGTCGATTACTCCGGTCGTTCCGTGATCGTGGTTGGTCCGACCCTGCGTCTGCACCAGTGTGGTCTGCCCAAGAAAATGGCCCTCGAGCTGTTCAAGCCGTTCATTTTCGGCAAGCTGGAAGCCCGCGGCCTGGCCACCACCATCAAAGCCGCCAAGAAAATGGTCGAGCGTGAAGAAGCGGTGGTGTGGGATATCCTCGACGAAGTGATTCGCGAGCACCCGGTACTGCTGAACCGCGCCCCGACCCTGCACCGTCTGGGTATCCAGGCGTTTGAGCCGGTGCTGATTGAAGGTAAGGCCATCCAGCTGCACCCGCTGGTGTGTGCGGCGTACAACGCCGACTTCGACGGTGACCAGATGGCGGTACACGTACCGCTGACCATCGAAGCGCAGCTGGAATCCCGCGCGCTGATGATGTCCACCAACAACATCCTGTCTCCCGCCAACGGTGAGCCGATCATCGTACCTTCCCAGGACGTGGTACTGGGTCTGTACTGGATGACCCGCGAGCGTGTGAACGATAAAGGCGAAGGCATGTTCTTCTCCGATATCAAGGAAGTGAGTCGCGCCTTCTATGCCAAGCAGGTAGGTCTGCAGGCGAAGATCAAGGTGCGTATCGACGAAGTGTCCATCGGTGAAGATGGCGAGAAGCAGGTGACTCGTACCATCTACGACACCACTGTCGGTCGTGCGCTGCTGTGGAACATCGTGCCTGAAGGCCTGCCCTTCGAGTACGTGAACCAGCCGATGAAGAAGAAGTCGATTTCTCGTGTGCTGAACGAGTGCTACCGCAAGGTGGGCCTGAAGGCGACCGTGATCTTCGCGGACCAGCTGATGTACACCGGTTTCGATTTCTCCACCAAGTCTGGTTCTTCCATTGGTGTGAACGACTTCGAGATCCCGGCGGCCAAGGCCGACCTGATCGCTTCCGCGGAAGAGGAAGTGAAAGAGATCGAGACCCAGTTTGCCTCCGGTCTGGTGACCGCGGGTGAGAAATACAACAAGGTCATCGACGTTTGGTCTCGTACCAACGATAAGGTGACCCAGGCGATGATGGCGGGCATCAAGAAAGAGCCGGTCATCGATCGTGACGGTAAAGAGACCGAGCAGGACTCCTTCAACTCCGTCTACATGTACGCGGATTCCGGTGCGCGTGGTTCTGAGGCGCAGATTCGTCAGCTGGCCGGTATGCGTGGCCTGATGGCGCGTCCGGATGGCTCCATTATCGAGAACGCCATTACCGCGAACTTCCGTGAAGGTCTGAGCGTACTGCAGTACTTCATCTCGACCCACGGTGCGCGTAAAGGTCTGGCGGATACCGCACTGAAAACCGCCAACTCCGGTTACCTGACCCGTCGTCTGGTAGACGTGGCGCAGGACGTGGTGATCACAGAAATCGACTGTGGCACCGACGACGGCCTGACCATGGCGCCGGTGATCGAGGGCGGTGACGTGATCGAATCCCTGGGTGACCGTATCCTGGGTCGTGTAGTGGCCCGTGACGTCATCAAGCCTGGCAGCGACGAAATCGCGGTGCCCGCAGGCACCATGATCGACGAAGCCTGGGTAGAGCGCATCGAAGGCATGGGTATCGACGAAGTGATCGTACGCTCGCCGATCTCCTGTGAAACGGCGCACGGTATCTGTGCCCAGTGTTACGGCCGTGACCTGGCCCGTGGCCACCGCGCTAACCCCGGTGAGTCCGTGGGTGTTGTGGCGGCGCAGTCCATTGGTGAGCCGGGCACCCAGCTGACCATGCGTACCTTCCACATCGGTGGTGCGGCGAGCCGTGCTTCTGCCGCCGACAGCATTCAGGTGAAACAGCCGGGTACTGTTCGACTGCACAACCTGAAGACGGTTAAAACCGAGGGCGGCAACCTGGTAGCGGTGTCCCGTTCCGGTGAGCTGGCGGTAGCCGACCCCGCGGGCCGTGAGCGCGAGCGCTACAAGCTGCCTTACGGTGCGGTGATTACTGTCGATGAAGGTTCGACCATCGACGGCGGCCAGATCGTGGCCAAGTGGGATCCGCACACCCACCCGATCATTACCGAAGTTGCCGGTTGGGTGAAACTGTCCGGTATGGAAGATGGCCTGTCTATTCGCAAGCAGACCGACGAAATCACCGGCCTGTCTTCCATTGAGGTGATCGACCCGGCTGAGCGTCCGGCGGCGGGTAAAGACCTGCGTCCGGCGGTGACCCTGGTGGATGAAAATGGTGAAGAGCTGACCCTGGTCAACTCCAACGCACCGGCGCACTACGCGCTGCCGCCGCGCGCGATCCTCAGTCTGAAGGATGGCGACAAGGTGAACGTGGGTGACATCGTTGCACGTATTCCGCAGGAATCCGGCGGTACCAAGGACATCACCGGTGGTCTGCCGCGTGTTGCCGACCTGTTTGAAGCGCGTAAGCCGAAAGAACCGTCCATCCTGGCGGAGATCTCCGGTACCGTTTCCTTCGGTAAAGAGACCAAAGGCAAGGTACGCCTGCAGATCACCCCGAAAGACGGCAAGCCGCTGGCCAATGGCAAGGATCATTACGAAGTGCTGATTCCGAAACACCGCCAGCTGACCGTGTTCGAAGGTGAAACCGTAGAGAAGGGTGAGGTCATCTCTGACGGCCCGTCCAACCCGCACGACATCCTGCGCCTGAAAGGCGTGGAAGAGCTGGCGCGCTACATCACCAACGAGATCCAGGAGGTTTACCGCCTCCAGGGTGTAGGCATCAACGATAAGCACATCGAGACCATCGTGCGTCAGATGCTGCGTAAAGTTGAAATCCTGGAGATGGGTGACTCTGAGTTCATCAAGGGTGACCAGGTGGAATACCAGCGCGTCGTGGAAGAGAACGAGCGCCTGCGTGCCGAAGGCAAGCAGCCGGCTCAGTTCGAGCGTCTGCTGCTGGGTATCACCAAGGCGTCTCTGGCGACCGAGTCCTTCCTGTCCGCGGCCTCCTTCCAGGAGACCACCCGTGTACTGACCGAAGCGGCGGTAACCGGCAAGGAAGACAGCCTGC
The nucleotide sequence above comes from Microbulbifer salipaludis. Encoded proteins:
- the rpoB gene encoding DNA-directed RNA polymerase subunit beta, with translation MAYSYTEKKRIRKDFGKLPKVMDVPFLLAIQLDSYRKFTQADTRPDERLDIGLQAAFKSVFPIVSYSGNAALEYVSYTLGKPAFDVKECTLRGVTYACPLRVRVRLIIYDKESANKSIKDIKEQEVYMGEIPLMTENGTFVINGTERVIVSQLHRSPGVFFDHDKGKTHSSGKLLYAARVIPYRGSWLDFEFDPKDLVYVRIDRRRKLPATILLRALGFTSQEMLDMFFETSKFTLEDETVSLELIPSRLRGDVASFDIKDGKGKVIVEEGRRITPRHIRQLEKAGVENLEAPLSYLNGRVLAHDIIDETTGEVAVECNTEITDEVVAKLRLLNVNTIHTLYTNDLDCGPFISDTLRADPSRTQLEALVEIYRMMRPGEPPTKESAESLFENLFFSDERYDLSAVGRMKFNRRLGREDETGQGTLSKDDIVDVLKTLIEIRNGRGMVDDIDHLGNRRVRSVGEMAENQFRVGLVRVERAVKERLSMAESEGLMPQDLINAKPVAAAVKEFFGSSQLSQFMDQNNPLSEVTHKRRVSALGPGGLTRERAGFEVRDVHPTHYGRVCPIETPEGPNIGLINSLATYARANHYGFLESPYRKVINGQLTDQIEYLSAINEANYVVAQASAAVDENGRFTDDLVSVRYQYEFTLKTPDEIQYMDVSARQVVSVAAAMIPFLEHDDANRALMGSNMQRQAVPTLRAEKPLVGTGMERTVARDSGVCIVAKRGGVIERVDASRVVVRVHDEEVEAGDAGVDLYGLTKYTRSNQNTCINQRPIVKTGDVVARGDILADGPSVDLGELALGQNMRIAFMPWNGYNFEDSILVSERVVQEDRFTTIHIQELTCIARDTKLGSEEITADIPNVGESALNKLDESGIVYIGAEVGAGDILVGKVTPKGEAQLTPEEKLLRAIFGEKASDVKDTSLRAPSGTRGTVIDVQVFTRDGLQKDQRSLAIEKAQLDEVRKDLNEEYRIVEGATFERLAAALDGQKVAGGKGVKKGDVLNAEVLAGLPREDWFKLRMAEESLNEQLEKAEAQLKERRKLLDEQFEDKKKKLESGDDLAPGVLKIVKVYLAIKRRIQPGDKMAGRHGNKGVISVIKPVEDMPYDENGEPVDVVLNPLGVPSRMNVGQVLEMHLGMAAKGLGVKIDRMIKEKQEAAKVRGFLEEVYNSTGGRKEDLDELSDEEVLAMSENLRRGVPMATPVFDGAAEPEIKKLLRLADIPDSGQITLFDGRTGDSFERPVTVGYMYMLKLNHLVDDKMHARSTGSYSLVTQQPLGGKAQFGGQRFGEMEVWALEAYGAAYTLQEMLTVKSDDVEGRTKMYKNIVDGDHRMEPGMPESFNVLVKEIRSLGMNFELENE
- the rpoC gene encoding DNA-directed RNA polymerase subunit beta', yielding MKDLLNLVKAQDQLEEFDAIRIGLASPEMIRSWSYGEVKKPETINYRTFKPEREGLFCAKIFGPVKDYECLCGKYKRMKHRGIICEKCGVEVTKAKVRRERMGHIELASPVAHIWFLKSLPSRIGLLLDMTLRDIERVLYFESYVVTDPGMTTLERGQLLNDEQYFEAMEEFADEFEAKMGAEAIQELMNDIELPSEIQRLREEIPATNSETKIKKLSKRLKLLEAFYKSGNKPEWMIMQALPVLPPDLRPLVPLDGGRFATSDLNDLYRRVINRNNRLKRLLELNAPDIIVRNEKRMLQESVDALLDNGRRGRAITGSNKRPLKSLADMIKGKQGRFRQNLLGKRVDYSGRSVIVVGPTLRLHQCGLPKKMALELFKPFIFGKLEARGLATTIKAAKKMVEREEAVVWDILDEVIREHPVLLNRAPTLHRLGIQAFEPVLIEGKAIQLHPLVCAAYNADFDGDQMAVHVPLTIEAQLESRALMMSTNNILSPANGEPIIVPSQDVVLGLYWMTRERVNDKGEGMFFSDIKEVSRAFYAKQVGLQAKIKVRIDEVSIGEDGEKQVTRTIYDTTVGRALLWNIVPEGLPFEYVNQPMKKKSISRVLNECYRKVGLKATVIFADQLMYTGFDFSTKSGSSIGVNDFEIPAAKADLIASAEEEVKEIETQFASGLVTAGEKYNKVIDVWSRTNDKVTQAMMAGIKKEPVIDRDGKETEQDSFNSVYMYADSGARGSEAQIRQLAGMRGLMARPDGSIIENAITANFREGLSVLQYFISTHGARKGLADTALKTANSGYLTRRLVDVAQDVVITEIDCGTDDGLTMAPVIEGGDVIESLGDRILGRVVARDVIKPGSDEIAVPAGTMIDEAWVERIEGMGIDEVIVRSPISCETAHGICAQCYGRDLARGHRANPGESVGVVAAQSIGEPGTQLTMRTFHIGGAASRASAADSIQVKQPGTVRLHNLKTVKTEGGNLVAVSRSGELAVADPAGRERERYKLPYGAVITVDEGSTIDGGQIVAKWDPHTHPIITEVAGWVKLSGMEDGLSIRKQTDEITGLSSIEVIDPAERPAAGKDLRPAVTLVDENGEELTLVNSNAPAHYALPPRAILSLKDGDKVNVGDIVARIPQESGGTKDITGGLPRVADLFEARKPKEPSILAEISGTVSFGKETKGKVRLQITPKDGKPLANGKDHYEVLIPKHRQLTVFEGETVEKGEVISDGPSNPHDILRLKGVEELARYITNEIQEVYRLQGVGINDKHIETIVRQMLRKVEILEMGDSEFIKGDQVEYQRVVEENERLRAEGKQPAQFERLLLGITKASLATESFLSAASFQETTRVLTEAAVTGKEDSLRGLKENVVVGRLIPAGTGLAYHAERKRRRTQQLTQGYAEGPSAEEVEAALTEALKSSGD